The segment CCGCACTGGGAGGTGGCTCCCCAGCCGAAGACCTGGACGGTCTGGTTCACCGAGACCGAGCCCGGCTGGCCGAGGGGCGAGTAGGTCGCCGCGACCGAGCGGTCGAGTCTGACCAGGGAGAGGTCCGACGACGCGTGGTTGTAGACGGCGGATCCGTTGGCCACGGTGCCGCCGCTGGTCTGGTCGAGGCTGCCGATACGGAACGAAAGACCGCCGCCGCTCACACAGTGCCGGGCGGTCAGAATCCAGGTCGGCGCGATGATCGTGGCGCTGCACGTCTGACGGCCGTTGGAGAACAGCCGGGCCGCCCACGGGGCATCGGTGGCGTAACCTCCACCGATGATCGGCAGGGCCGCGGTACCGGCAGCGGCGCTCGGCGCGCTCCCGACGGCCGGTGCCGGTGCCGGTGCCGGCGCCTGGGCGTTCGCGGCGGGGGCGAGGGTGACGACCGAGGCCGCGGCGGCCACGAGGGCGGGTATGAGCCGGGTGATGCGCATGTGGTCTTCTCCATGGTGTGGGGGGTGATGGAGCCCTGCGGGATGGTGCAGGAGGTGGCGCACGCCGTGGGGTTGATGGCGTGTCGCTATGACGTGTGCATGACATAGAGCCGCGGGGAGAATCTGACAGACACCGCGCCGTCGGCGCAAGAGGGCGGCGCCCGCGGGCCGGCGCCGTACCTCACCCGGAGGCCGTGCGGTACGCCCCCGGGTGACCGGCCCCGTCGCCCGCCGCCGTCCGGGGCCCGGCGTGGTAGGGATCATCCGTAGCACCCGAACCCCCACGAAAGGCCCCCATGAGCGCGGAACCCACCCCGGCGGGCGGCGGACTGCACTGCCTGGTCACCGGCGCCACCGGCTACATCGGCGGCCGGCTCGTACCCGAGCTCCTCGCGGCGGGGCACCGCGTCCGGGCCATGGCCCGGACGCCCCGCGCCCTGCGCGACCACGCCTGGGCGGACCGGGCCGAAGTGGTACGCGGCGATGTCACCGACGCCGAATCCGTCGCCGCCGCCATGGCCGGCATCGACGTGGCGTACTACCTCGTACACGCCCTGGGAACCGGCAAGGGATTCGAGGAGACCGACCGCCGGGCAGCCAGGATCTTCGGCGAGCGGGCGCGGGCGGCGGGCGTCCGGCGGATCGTCTACCTCGGCGGGCTCACCCCCGCCGGGGTGCCGGAGCGGGAACTCTCCCCGCATCTGCGCTCCCGCGCCGAAGTCGGCCGGATCCTCCTCGACTCCGGAGTCCCCGCCACCGTACTGCGCGCCGCCGTCATCATCGGCTCGGGCTCCGCCTCTTTCGAGATGCTCCGCTATCTCACCGAGCGGCTGCCCGTCATGATCACCCCGCGCTGGGTCCGCACCCGGATCCAGCCGGTGGCGGTACGGGACGTGCTGCGCACGCTCACCGCGAGCGCCACGATGCCCCCGGACGTCAGCCGGACCTTCGACGTCGGCGGCCCCGATGTGCTGACGTACCGCGAAATGATGCTCCGTTACGCGGCGGTCGCCGGGCTCCCGCGACGGCTGATCCTGCCGGTACCCGTCCTCACGCCCAGACTGTCCGCGCTCTGGGTCGGACTGGTCACCCCCGTTCCCGGCGCCATCGCCCACCCGCTGGCCGAATCGCTCCGTCACGAGGTGGTGTGCCAGGAGAACGACATCAGCCGTTACGTTCCCGAGGTGCCGGGGCATCCGCTGGACTTCGACACCTCGGTGGCACTGGCGCTGCGCCGGGTGCGGGATGCCGGGGTCACCACCCGCTGGTCCTCGGCCTCGGTGCCGGGCGCCCCCAGCGATCCACTGCCCACCGACCCCGACTGGGCGGGCGGCAGCCTCTACACCGACGAGCGCGAGCGGACGGTGGACGCGCCCGCCGGGGAGCTGTGGCGGGTCGTCGAGGGCATCGGCGGCGAGAACGGCTGGTACTCCTTCCCGCTCGGCTGGGCCGTCCGCGGCCATCTCGACCGGCTGGCGGGCGGTGTCGGACTGCGCCGCGGCCGCCGGGACGCCACCAGGCTGCGGATCGGCGACTCCCTCGACTTCTGGCGGGTGGAGGAGATCGAACCGGGAAGGCTGCTGCGGCTCCGTGCCGAGATGCGGCTGCCCGGTCTTGCCTGGCTGGAGCTCTGCTGCGAACCGCTGGGGGAGGGGCGGGCCCGCTACCGGCAGCGGGCCCTGTTCCATCCGCACGGGCTCCTCGGGCACACGTACTGGTGGAGCGTCGCCCCCTTCCACGCCTTCGTCTTCGGGGGAATGGCCCGGAACATCACCCGCGCCGCGGCCGCCGGGGCCGGCCGTCCGACCGCCGCGCGAGGTGCGGCCGCCGGGGGGACACCGCCCCCCGGCGGGTGAAGCGGTGCGGTGAACAGCGGCGGACGGCCGTGCGTGCGCCGCGGCGGAGCCCGCCGGGCTCGCACTCCGGTCCCGCTCGCGCTCCCGCTCGCACTCCGCTCCGGGCTCCGGCTCGCACTCCGGTCCGTCAAGAACACTCCGACCGTCGGCAGGACCGTCGGCAGGACGTCCCCCGACCGGCCGTGCTACCCCGGTGGAACCGTCTGCCGGTCGGGGTCGTCGGCCCATCTCCCCAGCTCCCCCGGCCCCATCGAAGACAGCTCGGGCCGTTGCCCCGACCGGCGGGAGTCGACTTCGGCGTCGCACATGGTGGGGACCGTCGTACCGTCGATGCCCGAGAGCATCACCTCGGTCCAGCCCGTCGGGTCCACCGCGTACACGGCGGTACAGATCGTCTGCCAGACCGCGGTGTCGGAGAGGGAAGCGATCCTGAACGGGAGCTTGACCGCGATCCGCTGGTCGACCCGTGCCGCCCCCGTCGGCCCCGCGCCCGGCAGCCTGGGCAACGCGGTGCGCAGACCCGTGTCGCGCTCCATGGGCGTGGGGCCCTCGAACAGGGCTTGCAAGGCTTCGTCCATCGGCTGGTCGGGCCGTGTGATCCGCCCCTTCGGCGGGCGTTCCCGGTACACCGGGATCAGCGCCCCTTCGGCAGACTCCAGGAACACCAGCATCCAAGGCGGACCGGTCGGCACGGGAATCGCCCCGGGACCGCCCGCCTCGATCGGTTCGGTGCCACTGATGCCGCATCCCGACAGCAGGGCGACGGCCAGCACCAGCGCGCCCGCGCGGCGCCCGCTCCGACGAAGGGTGCCGTGGGCTCCCCTCATCACTCCCCCTCCCGGGACCGCCCCCGCGGCCCCCCGTCCAGCGGCATCGTGACCGTGAAGACGGCGCCCCGCCCGCCGGGTCCGTTCGCCGCGTGGATCGTGCCCCCGTGCAGCCGTACGTTCTCCGCGGTGATCGCCAGGCCCAGACCGCTGCCCGCCGACCGGGTCCGGGCCGCGTCCGCCTTGAAGAACCGGTCGAAGACCCGCGGCAGGACGTCCGGCCGGATCCCGGGACCGCCGTCGGTGACTTCCACAGCCAGCAGCGGGCTACCGTCATCGGCCGCTTCCCGGCGCAGGGTCACCGCCACCGGGTCCCCGCCGTGCCGCAGCGCGTTGCCCACCAAATTCGCCATCACCACGTCAAAGCGGCGCGGGTCGAGCCGGGCCCGGATCCCGTCCGGGAGCCGGGCGCCGACCCGGCCGGTCCAGTGCCGGTTCGCCAGGGTGCGCCGGATGGTCTCGGCTACGTCCACCTCGTCGGAGTTGAGTTCGGCGGCCCGGGCGTCGAAGCGGGAGATCTCCATCAGATCCTCGACCAGCACGGCCAGTTTTCCCGTCTCGGTGCTGATCAGCCGGACCGCGCGGGCGGTGTCCGGATCGAGCCCGGCGGCGTCCTCGTCCAGCACTTCCGTGACCGCCAGCATCCCCGCCAGCGGGGTGCGCAGTTCATGGGAGACGTCGGAGGCGAAACGGCGGGCCCGCTCCTCCGCCTCCCGCAGCTCGGTCACCGACCGCTCCAGACCGGCCGCCGTCTCGTTGAACGTCCGGGCGAGATCGGACAGCTCGTCCCGCCCCCGGACCGCGATCCGGGTGTCGAGTTTCCCGCTGCCCATGCTCAGGGCGGCCCGCCGCAGCTCCCGCACCGGGCGAAGTACGCTGCGGGCCGCCAGCAGCGCGGGCACCAGCGCGATCGCCAGACCCGGTACGGCGCCGTTGCGGGCGGCCGTGAGGAGCGCCTCGATCTGCATCTTCTCCTCGTCCAGCGCCAGGACGGCGTAGAGCACCAGACCGGAGTCGAGCTTCATGCCCGGCTGGGACTTGAGCAGTACGGGCATGCCGACCGCCAGATACGGCACCCCGTCCTTCACGACCCGCTGGAACGCGCCGTACGGACGGCTCTTGATGCGCTCGCGCAGCGCGGGGGTGACCACCGTGGACACCGGACTGCTGCCCGACGAGACGCGGACCGTCGTCCCGTACTCGGCGAAGACGAACCAGGGCCGGGGTTTGCCCAGCGCGGCCAGCTCCTGGAGGTACGTCGGGAGCTTGCCGGGATCGACGGGCAGCAGGGAGGGGTGCCCGCGGACATGGTCGCGGAACGAGGCCACGGCGGTGTCCTGCGTCGCGTGGAGCACCGAGTTGCGCGCCTCGCGGTAGGTGAGCGCGGCGGTGGAGCTCGCGGTGACCAGGGCGACGAAGAGAAAGGCGAACACCAGCCGGGTCCGCAGCCCCAGCCTGGCCCGGAACCGGCGCCCGCGCCGGCCGGACCGCTCCGCGCGCCGGGCCGGCCGGCCCGCCCGGCGGCGCGGTAGCCCCGCGGACTCCCGTCCGGCCCCGGACCCCGCCGCGTGCCCCGGGCCGCCCGCCTTCCCGGCCCGGCGCCGCACCTCTGCCACGAGGCCGCTCACAGCGGTCCGAAGCGGTAGCCGAAGCCCCGCAGCGTCTGGATGTAGCGGGGCGACCCCGGCACATCCTCGACCTTGTTGCGGAGCCGCCGCACACAGGCGTCCACCAGCCGGGCGTCCCCGTGGTAGCTGTGCTCCCATACCTGCTCCAGCAACTGCTGACGGCTGAACACCTGCTCGGGCGCCGCGCTGAGATACAGCAGCAGTTTCAGCTCCGACGGCGCCAGCGCCAGCTCCTGCCCGGATTTGGTGACGGTCAGCCCGGTACGGTCGAGGACCAGATCGCCGTGGCGCTCCACCGTCTGCCGCCCGGCGCCCGGCTCCTCGATCCGTCGCAGCACCGCCCGGATCCGGGCCTCGATCACCTCCGTACGGGCCGGTTTGACGATGTAGTCGTCGGCGCCCGCCTCCAGCCCGATGACGACGTCGAAATCGTCGCCGCGCGCGGTCAGCATGATGATCGGCAGCTGGCCGGCCGCCCGGATCCGCCGGCACACCTCCACCCCGTTGACCCCGGGCAGCATCAGATCCAGCAGCACCAGATCCGGCCGGAACTCCGGCAGGGCCGCCAGCCCCTCCTCGCCGGTGGCCGCCGCCGCGACCTCGTGGCCCCGGCGCTGCAGACCCAGCTCCACCCCCTCACGGACCGACGGATCGTCCTCGATGAGCAGAACGCGTGGCATCACAACTCTCTTTCGGTCCGTCCGGGCGCGGTCAGCCGCGCGCGGGACGCCTGCGCAGTCGTCGTACGGCACCGGAGACGGCGGTGTCGAGTTCGGTGAGCCGCAGCGGCCGGGCGAGCGCCACGAAGACCGCGCCGATCACCACGGCACCCGCGACCCCCGCCGCCGGCGCCCCGGCCGCTTCGCCCGTCACCCGGGCCGTCAGATGCCCGAGGCCCGCGGCCGGTACCGCCGCCACCAGCAGCCTGGTGACCGTCCCGGCGGAGGCCGAGCGCCACAGCGGCTCCGGACGGCGGCGCCGGGACCGGCGACCGTGCCGCCCCCGCTGCCCCGGTACGTTCACCGGCGGCGGCAGCAGCCGGCGCCGCAGCACCAGCGCGGTCACCAGCCAGCCCGCCAGCAGCGCCGCCGAGTACGCCCCGGCCAGACCGGTGACCACCCAGCGCGCGGGAAGCAGCAGATACGCCGTCACCGCGAGCCCCGCGTTCACCGCCACGATCACCAGATTGAGGAAGAACGGGGTCCGGGTGTCGGAGAGCGCGTAGAAGGCCCGGGACAGTACGTACTGCCCGGAGAAGGCGACCAGCCCCGGGGCGAAGGCCATCAGAATGCCCGCCATCAGCGCCACATCGTCCGGATCGGTCTGCCCGTAGCCGTACACCACCGTCATCACCGGCTGAGCCAGCGCCAGCAGGGCACAGGCGGCGGGCACGATCATCGACGCGCTCGTCCGCAGCGCGTAGGAGACGTCACGGCGTACCGCCATGGGATCGTCGTCGGCGGCCGCCCGGCTCATCCGCGGCAGCAGCGCGGTCACCAGGGACACCGTGATGATGCCGTGCGGAACCGCCCAGAGCGTATAGGCGTTGGTGTACGCGCTGAAGCCCGCACCGCCGTCGATTCCCTGCTCCGCCGCCCGCCGGCCGGACATCGTCGCCAGCCGGGTCACGACCCAGTAGGCGGCCTGGTTGGAGAGCACCAGCAGCACCAGCCAGCCCGCCGCGCGCAGCGGCCGGGTCAGTCCGCTGCCGCGCCAGTCGAACCGGGGCCGCCAGCGGAAGCCCGCCCGGCGCAGCGCCGGGGCGAGCGCCAGCGCCTGCAGGGCGATACCCGCCGTGGTGCCCCAGCCCAGCAGCGCCCGCTCCGCGGAGCTGAGCGCGCCGCCGTCGCCGGTCACCAGATACAGCCCG is part of the Streptomyces qinzhouensis genome and harbors:
- a CDS encoding SDR family oxidoreductase produces the protein MSAEPTPAGGGLHCLVTGATGYIGGRLVPELLAAGHRVRAMARTPRALRDHAWADRAEVVRGDVTDAESVAAAMAGIDVAYYLVHALGTGKGFEETDRRAARIFGERARAAGVRRIVYLGGLTPAGVPERELSPHLRSRAEVGRILLDSGVPATVLRAAVIIGSGSASFEMLRYLTERLPVMITPRWVRTRIQPVAVRDVLRTLTASATMPPDVSRTFDVGGPDVLTYREMMLRYAAVAGLPRRLILPVPVLTPRLSALWVGLVTPVPGAIAHPLAESLRHEVVCQENDISRYVPEVPGHPLDFDTSVALALRRVRDAGVTTRWSSASVPGAPSDPLPTDPDWAGGSLYTDERERTVDAPAGELWRVVEGIGGENGWYSFPLGWAVRGHLDRLAGGVGLRRGRRDATRLRIGDSLDFWRVEEIEPGRLLRLRAEMRLPGLAWLELCCEPLGEGRARYRQRALFHPHGLLGHTYWWSVAPFHAFVFGGMARNITRAAAAGAGRPTAARGAAAGGTPPPGG
- the murJ gene encoding murein biosynthesis integral membrane protein MurJ; amino-acid sequence: MAAGSLVSRATGFVRSAVVAAALGIGLTADGYAVANAVPMILYMLLVGGALNAVFVPELVRAAKEHTDGGTAYTQRLLTVCAVALLVITGAAVAAAPQIVAVYTGYSGAQAEMTVAFARYCLPQIFFLGLFTVLGQVLNARDRFGAMMWTPVLNNIVVISVFGLYLVTGDGGALSSAERALLGWGTTAGIALQALALAPALRRAGFRWRPRFDWRGSGLTRPLRAAGWLVLLVLSNQAAYWVVTRLATMSGRRAAEQGIDGGAGFSAYTNAYTLWAVPHGIITVSLVTALLPRMSRAAADDDPMAVRRDVSYALRTSASMIVPAACALLALAQPVMTVVYGYGQTDPDDVALMAGILMAFAPGLVAFSGQYVLSRAFYALSDTRTPFFLNLVIVAVNAGLAVTAYLLLPARWVVTGLAGAYSAALLAGWLVTALVLRRRLLPPPVNVPGQRGRHGRRSRRRRPEPLWRSASAGTVTRLLVAAVPAAGLGHLTARVTGEAAGAPAAGVAGAVVIGAVFVALARPLRLTELDTAVSGAVRRLRRRPARG
- a CDS encoding S1 family peptidase; the protein is MRITRLIPALVAAAASVVTLAPAANAQAPAPAPAPAVGSAPSAAAGTAALPIIGGGYATDAPWAARLFSNGRQTCSATIIAPTWILTARHCVSGGGLSFRIGSLDQTSGGTVANGSAVYNHASSDLSLVRLDRSVAATYSPLGQPGSVSVNQTVQVFGWGATSQCGSEINCQSRYLKVAKVVVTGGCRDAYNGSAICARRGDGITAGGDSGGPMTANGVQVGVASTSDRQTITAYTNVTAYRPWIQSIAGV
- a CDS encoding response regulator transcription factor, with product MPRVLLIEDDPSVREGVELGLQRRGHEVAAAATGEEGLAALPEFRPDLVLLDLMLPGVNGVEVCRRIRAAGQLPIIMLTARGDDFDVVIGLEAGADDYIVKPARTEVIEARIRAVLRRIEEPGAGRQTVERHGDLVLDRTGLTVTKSGQELALAPSELKLLLYLSAAPEQVFSRQQLLEQVWEHSYHGDARLVDACVRRLRNKVEDVPGSPRYIQTLRGFGYRFGPL
- a CDS encoding ATP-binding protein — encoded protein: MRRRAGKAGGPGHAAGSGAGRESAGLPRRRAGRPARRAERSGRRGRRFRARLGLRTRLVFAFLFVALVTASSTAALTYREARNSVLHATQDTAVASFRDHVRGHPSLLPVDPGKLPTYLQELAALGKPRPWFVFAEYGTTVRVSSGSSPVSTVVTPALRERIKSRPYGAFQRVVKDGVPYLAVGMPVLLKSQPGMKLDSGLVLYAVLALDEEKMQIEALLTAARNGAVPGLAIALVPALLAARSVLRPVRELRRAALSMGSGKLDTRIAVRGRDELSDLARTFNETAAGLERSVTELREAEERARRFASDVSHELRTPLAGMLAVTEVLDEDAAGLDPDTARAVRLISTETGKLAVLVEDLMEISRFDARAAELNSDEVDVAETIRRTLANRHWTGRVGARLPDGIRARLDPRRFDVVMANLVGNALRHGGDPVAVTLRREAADDGSPLLAVEVTDGGPGIRPDVLPRVFDRFFKADAARTRSAGSGLGLAITAENVRLHGGTIHAANGPGGRGAVFTVTMPLDGGPRGRSREGE